The following coding sequences are from one Seonamhaeicola sp. ML3 window:
- a CDS encoding 5-formyltetrahydrofolate cyclo-ligase, which yields MTKTELRKKYKTLRKNLSIDALDELSMAIANKLIQMPIWDLSFYHIFLSIEEQKEVNTEFILSVLSGKDKNILISKSNFETGTLTHFLFTDSTKIKKNHYNIPEPLDGIEIGNHKVDVVFIPLLAFDKRGNRVGYGKGFYDRFLTNCKPKTLKIGLSFFEAENEITDVFEGDIKLDFCVTPKRVYTF from the coding sequence ATGACAAAAACTGAATTACGAAAGAAATATAAAACGCTTAGGAAGAATTTATCTATTGATGCCTTAGATGAACTAAGTATGGCCATTGCAAATAAGCTCATACAAATGCCCATTTGGGATTTATCTTTCTATCATATTTTCCTTTCTATTGAAGAGCAAAAAGAGGTAAATACCGAATTTATTTTGAGTGTTCTGTCTGGTAAGGATAAAAACATATTAATTTCTAAAAGTAATTTTGAAACGGGTACTTTAACCCATTTTTTATTCACCGATAGCACCAAAATAAAGAAGAACCATTATAATATACCAGAGCCTTTAGATGGCATTGAAATAGGCAATCACAAAGTTGATGTCGTGTTTATTCCTCTTTTAGCGTTTGATAAACGAGGTAACCGCGTTGGTTACGGCAAAGGATTTTATGATCGTTTTTTAACCAACTGTAAACCCAAAACCCTAAAAATTGGACTCTCTTTTTTTGAAGCTGAAAATGAAATCACCGATGTTTTTGAAGGTGAT